From Dietzia sp. ANT_WB102, a single genomic window includes:
- the cobC gene encoding Rv2231c family pyridoxal phosphate-dependent protein CobC, with protein MRDDLLNVHGDTQVGPGDVDFAVNVHGERPPEWLARRLRDRVADLAAYPSADDDLRARRAAARRHGTDVARVLPLAGSAEGFHLLAAHAARRSLHAAVVHPSFTEPEVELRRAGVPVTRVLLPGPYAFDPALVPESADLVVVGNPTNPTSVLHPREALASLCRPGRVTVVDEAFCDVVDDEAAATLAGADLPGLVVLRSVTKTWALAGLRAGYAVGDPHVLADLAAHRVHWPLGTLQLEAVAACCSDEAAGHLADIRDRIRADRAAMIGLLTDAGIEIAVAPAAPFILVRTPACLDAEEFRAGLRSRGYAVRRCDTFPGLDPAHVRLAVRGPDTVRGLVTAWQGAQAERSQ; from the coding sequence GTGAGAGACGACCTCCTCAACGTCCACGGAGATACCCAGGTCGGGCCCGGTGACGTCGACTTCGCCGTCAATGTCCACGGCGAACGCCCACCGGAATGGCTGGCACGGCGTCTGCGCGACCGCGTCGCCGACCTGGCCGCATACCCGTCCGCTGACGATGACCTGAGGGCACGACGCGCCGCGGCACGCCGGCACGGGACCGACGTGGCTCGGGTATTGCCGCTCGCCGGGTCGGCGGAGGGCTTCCATCTCCTCGCCGCGCACGCCGCGCGCCGGTCGCTGCACGCGGCCGTGGTGCACCCGTCGTTCACCGAACCCGAGGTGGAGCTGCGCCGGGCGGGCGTGCCGGTGACCCGGGTGCTGCTGCCCGGGCCGTACGCCTTCGACCCCGCACTGGTCCCGGAGTCCGCCGACCTCGTCGTCGTCGGCAATCCCACCAACCCCACGTCCGTCCTCCACCCACGCGAGGCCCTGGCCTCCCTGTGCCGTCCCGGTCGGGTCACCGTGGTGGACGAGGCGTTCTGTGACGTGGTCGACGACGAGGCCGCGGCGACGCTGGCCGGGGCCGACCTGCCCGGGCTCGTGGTACTGCGTTCGGTGACCAAGACGTGGGCGTTGGCCGGATTGCGGGCCGGATACGCGGTGGGCGATCCTCACGTCCTCGCCGATCTCGCCGCACACCGCGTGCACTGGCCGCTCGGCACCCTCCAGCTCGAGGCCGTCGCGGCGTGCTGTTCGGACGAGGCGGCCGGCCACCTCGCGGACATCCGGGACCGCATCCGCGCCGACCGCGCCGCGATGATCGGTCTGCTCACCGATGCCGGGATCGAGATCGCGGTGGCACCGGCCGCGCCGTTCATCCTGGTCAGGACCCCTGCCTGCCTCGATGCCGAGGAATTCCGGGCCGGGCTCCGATCGCGTGGCTACGCCGTGCGTCGCTGCGACACGTT
- a CDS encoding cobalamin biosynthesis protein, protein MLTSARATGIAAGFLLDRLVGDPARRHPVAGFGRMALIAESTLLRPGQTAHSQRAAGLLFTGVLVGGVAATVTVAGRLAARNRAAAVVWNAAVVWSCLGGSSLLTVARQQGDLLARGDHAGSRELLPWLCGRDPAALDPGGLARAVVESVAENTSDAAVGTLFWAAVAGPPGAAVHRAANTLDAMVGHRSERYRHFGTASARLDDVLGFLPARVAGVLGVVAAPTVGGSPAQALRVWVRDAPAHPSPNAGVVEAVCAGALGVRLGGPTPYPYGVQDRAVLGDGRPVQADDIRRAVLLHDRVQVSTAAVAVAGLVGSRAVLAWRNRHPREAAA, encoded by the coding sequence ATGCTCACCAGCGCCCGCGCGACGGGGATCGCGGCGGGGTTCCTCCTCGACCGCCTCGTCGGTGACCCGGCGCGGCGCCATCCCGTCGCAGGCTTCGGCCGGATGGCTCTCATCGCGGAGTCGACTCTGCTGCGACCGGGGCAGACGGCTCACTCGCAGCGCGCCGCGGGCCTGCTGTTCACCGGCGTCCTCGTGGGCGGCGTGGCCGCGACCGTGACGGTCGCCGGGCGTCTCGCCGCGAGGAACCGCGCGGCGGCCGTCGTGTGGAACGCCGCCGTGGTGTGGTCGTGCCTCGGCGGATCGTCGCTGCTCACAGTCGCGCGGCAGCAGGGCGACCTGCTCGCCCGCGGCGACCACGCTGGCTCCCGGGAGTTGCTGCCGTGGTTGTGCGGACGTGATCCGGCCGCGCTCGACCCAGGCGGCCTCGCCCGGGCAGTCGTGGAGTCGGTAGCGGAGAACACGTCGGACGCGGCGGTCGGGACGCTGTTCTGGGCCGCGGTGGCGGGCCCGCCAGGCGCTGCGGTGCACCGCGCGGCCAACACCCTCGACGCGATGGTGGGGCACCGCTCGGAGCGGTACCGCCACTTCGGAACGGCCTCGGCGCGGCTCGACGACGTACTGGGGTTCCTGCCCGCCCGGGTGGCTGGGGTCCTCGGCGTCGTCGCCGCCCCGACGGTGGGCGGGAGTCCCGCGCAGGCCCTGCGCGTATGGGTCCGCGATGCTCCGGCGCACCCGAGTCCGAACGCCGGGGTGGTCGAGGCGGTATGTGCTGGCGCGCTCGGGGTCCGGCTCGGCGGGCCGACGCCGTACCCGTACGGCGTGCAGGACAGGGCGGTCCTCGGTGACGGCCGGCCGGTGCAGGCCGACGACATTCGTCGCGCGGTGCTCCTGCACGACCGGGTCCAGGTGAGCACTGCGGCCGTCGCGGTGGCCGGACTGGTGGGGTCCCGTGCCGTCCTCGCGTGGCGCAACCGCCACCCACGGGAGGCCGCGGCGTGA
- a CDS encoding HdeD family acid-resistance protein: MSTPSHAVHAARRVNPFRAALLISGLIALGFGIAVLVWPVKTALAVTGVLAVYAIAAGIVYITVAFIARWQSTGSRIGHSLLGLLFILAGVYAFASLRESAVFLALFVTVMIGVMWIVEGFTALFALGETGSTAMTIIFAIISVLAGFALLSTPVWGAGFLWWFFAISLVVLGVLNVVRALPLKN; this comes from the coding sequence GTGTCCACGCCCAGTCACGCAGTCCACGCCGCCCGCCGCGTCAACCCTTTCCGGGCCGCGCTGCTGATCAGCGGCCTCATCGCTCTCGGGTTCGGCATCGCTGTGCTGGTCTGGCCCGTCAAGACCGCACTCGCCGTGACCGGGGTGCTCGCGGTGTATGCGATCGCCGCCGGCATCGTCTACATCACGGTCGCGTTCATCGCCCGGTGGCAGAGCACGGGCAGTCGTATCGGCCACTCGCTCCTGGGCCTGCTGTTCATCCTCGCCGGCGTGTACGCGTTCGCCTCACTCCGGGAATCTGCGGTCTTCCTCGCCTTGTTCGTCACTGTCATGATCGGCGTCATGTGGATCGTCGAGGGCTTCACGGCGCTGTTCGCTCTCGGCGAGACCGGGTCCACCGCGATGACGATCATCTTCGCCATCATCTCCGTCCTCGCTGGCTTCGCGCTGCTCAGCACCCCGGTGTGGGGCGCGGGTTTCCTCTGGTGGTTCTTCGCGATCTCGCTCGTCGTGCTCGGCGTCCTCAACGTGGTCCGCGCGTTGCCGCTCAAGAACTGA
- a CDS encoding 12-oxophytodienoate reductase, which yields MTSRMETPPAAAGREQLFRPLQVRSLQLRNRLVMSPMTRMGCVDGLPDEINRDYYADRAAGGTGLVVTEGIGVDHPTSVDHSWIPRLDTPESVAAWRVVTDAVHAAGGRIIAQLWHVGPLWGANARFDRAHRDQLMQMHPMRPSGRWGTPGVTNYSERSVSRWTPEVAPMTDGDISEVIDAFARSAGLAMEAGFDGVTLHGGHGYLLDAFVWADTNRRTDDWGGDLAARSRFPAAVVRAVRAAIGPDAPLFYRFSQHTQQDYTVRKATTPDELDVYLSALAEAGVDLLDASTRRFDDPAFPDLGGDDGEVSLAGWARRLTGLPSGAVGGVGIGTSLREQKSGKPAVAADNIARVVECMERGEFDLISVGRLHLADPALAKVLREAGPLPEFVREVHEQPLRPPA from the coding sequence ATGACGTCGCGCATGGAGACTCCCCCGGCTGCCGCCGGGCGGGAGCAGCTCTTCCGTCCGCTCCAGGTCCGCTCGCTACAGCTGCGCAACCGGCTGGTCATGTCCCCCATGACCCGCATGGGCTGTGTGGACGGTCTGCCCGATGAGATCAACCGCGACTATTACGCCGACCGCGCGGCTGGCGGGACCGGGCTCGTCGTCACCGAGGGCATCGGCGTGGACCACCCGACCTCCGTCGACCACTCGTGGATCCCACGGCTCGACACCCCGGAGTCGGTCGCGGCATGGCGCGTGGTGACCGACGCCGTCCACGCCGCCGGGGGCCGGATCATCGCCCAGTTGTGGCACGTCGGACCACTCTGGGGCGCCAACGCCCGGTTCGACCGCGCACACCGCGACCAGCTGATGCAGATGCACCCCATGCGGCCCTCCGGCCGGTGGGGGACCCCGGGTGTCACCAACTACTCGGAGCGCAGCGTGTCCCGCTGGACGCCCGAGGTGGCGCCGATGACCGACGGCGACATCTCCGAGGTCATCGACGCGTTCGCTCGCTCGGCCGGCCTGGCCATGGAGGCCGGGTTCGACGGCGTGACGCTGCACGGTGGCCACGGGTACCTACTCGACGCCTTCGTGTGGGCCGACACCAACCGCCGCACCGACGACTGGGGCGGTGACCTGGCCGCGCGCAGCCGCTTCCCCGCAGCGGTCGTCCGGGCGGTTCGCGCCGCGATCGGTCCCGACGCGCCGCTGTTCTACCGGTTCTCCCAGCACACACAGCAGGACTACACCGTCCGCAAGGCGACCACCCCGGACGAGCTGGATGTCTACCTGAGCGCGCTCGCCGAGGCCGGCGTGGACCTGTTGGACGCCTCGACCCGGCGCTTCGACGACCCGGCCTTCCCGGATCTGGGAGGCGACGACGGCGAGGTGTCCCTGGCCGGGTGGGCCCGCAGGCTCACCGGTCTGCCGTCCGGCGCGGTGGGCGGAGTGGGGATCGGCACGTCCCTGCGCGAGCAGAAGTCGGGCAAGCCGGCCGTCGCCGCCGACAACATCGCTCGCGTCGTGGAGTGCATGGAGCGCGGCGAATTCGACCTCATCTCCGTGGGCCGACTCCACCTTGCCGACCCCGCGTTGGCGAAGGTCCTACGCGAGGCCGGGCCGCTTCCGGAATTCGTGCGCGAGGTCCACGAGCAACCCCTGCGTCCCCCGGCCTGA
- a CDS encoding TetR/AcrR family transcriptional regulator, which yields MNRRTQIKHVAGKLFMQKGVAGASIRDIADGVGISPGSLYHHFPSKEAIAFAILDDFITDLSARYGSVLPHVTGTREEIRALFRTSVEVAATHPYATEIYQNELAYHGPMAPERIADGVRRANQFWLDTAMRAQDSGQLRPMIDPAEFARMLRESAWWSVRHHRDALAERSGAIVDTLVTVFVDGAVMSEPAPGMTGSTDQNGIENRLAALETRIANLEKETRGAPRLPDASSASAALTAKPRTQDIFDGTQADER from the coding sequence ATGAACCGTCGGACCCAGATCAAGCACGTCGCCGGAAAGCTCTTCATGCAGAAAGGGGTCGCCGGGGCGAGCATTCGCGACATCGCGGACGGCGTGGGAATCTCCCCGGGGAGCCTCTATCACCACTTCCCGTCCAAGGAAGCCATCGCGTTCGCGATCCTGGACGACTTCATCACCGACCTCAGTGCCCGCTACGGGTCGGTCCTGCCCCACGTGACCGGCACCCGCGAGGAGATCCGGGCACTCTTCCGAACGTCGGTCGAGGTCGCCGCCACGCACCCCTACGCCACGGAGATCTACCAGAACGAACTCGCCTATCACGGCCCGATGGCACCTGAGCGGATCGCCGACGGAGTCCGCCGGGCGAATCAGTTCTGGCTGGACACCGCGATGCGGGCTCAGGATTCAGGGCAGCTACGACCCATGATCGACCCGGCCGAGTTCGCCAGGATGCTCCGCGAGAGCGCGTGGTGGTCGGTGCGCCACCACAGGGACGCGCTCGCCGAGCGGTCGGGAGCCATCGTCGACACCCTCGTGACAGTGTTCGTCGATGGTGCGGTGATGTCCGAACCCGCCCCTGGCATGACGGGATCCACGGACCAGAACGGTATCGAGAATCGGCTGGCCGCCCTCGAGACCCGGATCGCCAACCTGGAGAAGGAGACCCGGGGAGCCCCGCGCCTGCCCGACGCGAGCTCCGCCAGTGCTGCGCTCACCGCCAAACCCCGCACCCAGGACATTTTCGACGGCACCCAAGCGGACGAACGTTAG
- a CDS encoding ABC transporter substrate-binding protein, with product MSRTVPKLLAGALALPLVLAGCGGQQLGEEASSDGPYRVFFTADMTGATATLSRALLSGMKVAVDDVNAAGGIGGRQVELIENNDQNDPTSAVSALQELINSGRKPDLVYPGGSSAVSLSLLPITTREEILTIGGTVASQLNDPESFPYHFGTAELTDAYVPPFTMIAEERGFEKVAMIFSNNPTGQAAEVAYREEITAAGLEFVSVGYQPDALDMTPQLEQLRSQNPDALIFEGYGTPVQYLMRSRSGMRWDVPSFSTQTSSTYPFVDDFSAAELEQVRVIQSNWTVDEGETPAEMVEFIDKVKALPEGDTLSKTGVRLPAVSAATFQLTAWAAEKNGGKTDTASIIDTFYNDLPEEGGDATPWVTDSKGPNPYRFTEENHFPLSPPEIFLYIEPGMYDAGGMYVPGKRS from the coding sequence GTGTCACGTACTGTGCCCAAGCTCCTCGCCGGAGCGTTGGCTCTGCCCCTCGTCCTCGCCGGATGCGGGGGCCAGCAACTCGGTGAGGAAGCCTCCTCCGATGGCCCGTACCGCGTGTTCTTCACCGCGGACATGACCGGGGCGACCGCTACTCTCAGTCGCGCGCTGCTGTCCGGCATGAAAGTCGCGGTCGACGACGTCAACGCGGCCGGCGGTATCGGCGGACGCCAGGTCGAGCTGATCGAGAACAACGACCAGAACGACCCCACCAGCGCGGTCAGTGCGCTGCAGGAGCTGATCAACTCCGGCAGAAAGCCCGACCTCGTCTACCCCGGTGGGTCCTCGGCCGTGTCCCTCTCACTGCTGCCCATCACGACTCGCGAGGAGATCCTGACGATCGGTGGCACCGTCGCCTCTCAGCTCAACGACCCCGAGTCGTTTCCGTACCACTTCGGCACCGCAGAGCTGACCGACGCCTACGTTCCCCCGTTCACGATGATCGCCGAGGAGCGTGGCTTCGAGAAGGTCGCCATGATCTTCTCGAACAACCCCACCGGGCAGGCCGCCGAGGTGGCCTACCGGGAGGAGATCACGGCCGCCGGACTGGAGTTCGTCTCCGTCGGCTACCAGCCAGATGCACTCGACATGACCCCGCAGCTCGAGCAGCTGCGCTCCCAGAACCCCGATGCGCTGATCTTCGAGGGCTACGGCACCCCGGTCCAGTACCTGATGCGATCGCGCTCGGGTATGCGGTGGGACGTCCCCAGCTTCTCCACCCAGACCTCGTCCACCTACCCCTTCGTCGACGACTTCTCCGCGGCCGAGCTCGAGCAGGTCCGCGTGATCCAGTCCAACTGGACCGTCGACGAGGGCGAGACCCCCGCCGAGATGGTCGAGTTCATCGACAAGGTCAAGGCACTGCCCGAGGGCGACACCCTGTCCAAGACCGGAGTGCGCCTGCCCGCCGTGTCCGCGGCGACGTTCCAGCTCACCGCCTGGGCGGCCGAGAAGAACGGCGGCAAGACCGACACTGCGTCGATCATCGACACGTTCTACAACGACCTGCCGGAGGAGGGCGGCGACGCCACCCCGTGGGTGACCGACTCCAAGGGGCCCAACCCCTACCGCTTCACCGAGGAGAACCACTTCCCGCTCAGCCCGCCGGAGATCTTCCTCTACATCGAGCCGGGCATGTACGACGCCGGCGGAATGTACGTGCCGGGTAAGCGCTCGTGA
- a CDS encoding branched-chain amino acid ABC transporter permease has translation MTTIWQGLVLGSLYALIATGYNIVLLSAGMVNFAYATFLMAGTYSAFVVTVEWGLPWPLGVLIGAVLVAVLSLVMERVALRTLIAEHRHLTALIVTIGVSQIVEGVVKVIFGDRPRSVPTVVRSDTIRLFGGIVRPSDLLLIAVVVVVVVALHLTMTRTMVGLGALASAEDPDAAGARGINARGLGMGAFALSGAVAGGLGLFVAGNTYADANLGHALAVLGIVAVVIGGAGNQLGGLIGGFIAGLISALAGRYLGAEYAQVAVFVLLLVILLVKPGGFFGAPAQRTV, from the coding sequence GTGACCACCATCTGGCAGGGCCTAGTCCTGGGTAGCCTCTACGCCCTGATCGCCACCGGCTACAACATCGTCCTGCTCTCGGCCGGGATGGTGAACTTCGCCTACGCCACGTTCCTCATGGCCGGCACCTACTCGGCGTTCGTCGTGACCGTGGAGTGGGGCCTGCCCTGGCCGCTGGGCGTGCTGATCGGCGCAGTTTTGGTGGCGGTCCTCTCTCTGGTGATGGAGCGGGTCGCCCTGCGCACACTCATCGCCGAGCACCGGCACCTCACCGCCCTGATCGTGACGATCGGTGTGAGCCAGATCGTCGAGGGCGTGGTCAAGGTGATCTTCGGCGACCGGCCCCGTTCGGTTCCCACCGTGGTCCGTAGCGACACCATCCGGCTGTTCGGAGGGATCGTCCGGCCCAGTGACCTGCTGCTCATCGCCGTGGTGGTGGTCGTTGTCGTCGCTCTCCACCTCACCATGACCCGCACCATGGTCGGTCTCGGCGCCCTGGCCTCGGCCGAGGACCCCGACGCGGCCGGCGCGCGCGGCATCAACGCCCGCGGCCTGGGGATGGGGGCGTTCGCGCTGTCCGGCGCCGTGGCCGGCGGCCTCGGACTGTTCGTCGCCGGCAACACCTACGCCGACGCGAACCTCGGGCACGCCCTGGCGGTGCTGGGGATCGTCGCCGTGGTGATCGGCGGCGCCGGCAATCAGCTCGGCGGCCTCATCGGCGGATTCATCGCCGGACTGATCAGCGCGCTCGCCGGTCGGTACCTCGGCGCCGAGTACGCGCAGGTGGCGGTCTTCGTTCTGCTCCTGGTGATCCTGCTGGTCAAGCCCGGCGGGTTCTTCGGAGCCCCCGCCCAAAGGACGGTGTGA
- a CDS encoding ATP-binding cassette domain-containing protein, whose amino-acid sequence MSSLRKFAPAIPLLLVVVLLVGPSFGLIGAVAARDIMLVAVLALMVSGLNLVLGYAGELAVGQVAFYAIGAYIAGFVGVSLGQTDLLIGLVAVIIGAIVVGLLTGVPSLRLSGWPLAMVTFFLVLIVPNLIEIFGRWTGGGQGMAVDRATFFGSELGAYGYYIVVVVVTALWFLVVRNTILSPHGTGFLVLRQSPELAGALGLSVYRTKLKVYVLGAIAPALGGALFAWMDGFIAPDSFTFGLAITLLAASVLGGGTSIYGALLGAAVLHFTEDSLTGFNQYQLIIFGLLLVVLAIALPDGAVGLLRRWFSRVLPASGHLVTDHSHSDEALQLDGMRGAPVVVDSLDKSFGGNHAVRGVSFTARPGEITALIGTNGSGKTTVLNMINGFLRPDSGTVRLGEGDQVRTLSSMSVDAAARAGVMRTFQTPIMPAGVTTVDFVALGGYLTDPASLAETVLRLPGHRRRVREATIRAERLLGALGLADVMDKDVDSLPLGNRRLVEVARSLAASPSVLLLDEVGSGLDEGDLARLEDLLRRIRDAGVTIILVEHNFPLVMRLADHVHVLSRGTTLVEGAPSEIRDNPDVATEYLGTTPENTGGAQ is encoded by the coding sequence GTGTCTTCCCTGAGAAAGTTCGCCCCGGCGATCCCCCTGCTGCTGGTGGTCGTCCTGCTCGTGGGGCCGTCCTTCGGACTGATCGGCGCCGTGGCCGCCCGCGACATCATGCTCGTGGCCGTCCTGGCCCTCATGGTCTCCGGGCTCAACCTGGTGCTCGGCTACGCCGGAGAGCTCGCGGTGGGCCAGGTCGCCTTCTACGCGATCGGCGCCTACATCGCCGGATTCGTGGGCGTGTCGCTCGGCCAGACCGACCTGCTGATCGGTCTCGTGGCCGTGATCATCGGCGCGATCGTGGTGGGCTTGCTCACCGGCGTGCCCAGCCTCCGGCTGTCAGGCTGGCCGCTGGCCATGGTGACGTTCTTCCTGGTGCTCATCGTGCCCAACCTCATCGAGATCTTCGGCCGCTGGACCGGCGGCGGTCAGGGCATGGCCGTGGACCGCGCCACCTTCTTCGGTAGCGAGCTCGGCGCTTACGGGTACTACATCGTCGTCGTCGTGGTCACCGCGCTGTGGTTCCTCGTGGTGCGCAACACCATTCTGTCGCCGCACGGCACCGGGTTCCTGGTCCTGCGCCAGAGCCCGGAACTGGCCGGCGCCCTGGGCCTGTCGGTCTACCGCACCAAGCTCAAGGTGTACGTGCTGGGCGCCATCGCCCCCGCCCTCGGCGGCGCCCTGTTCGCGTGGATGGACGGCTTCATCGCTCCCGACTCCTTCACGTTCGGACTGGCGATCACGTTGCTCGCGGCGTCCGTGCTGGGCGGTGGGACGTCGATCTACGGCGCGCTGCTCGGGGCTGCCGTCCTGCACTTCACCGAAGATTCGCTCACCGGATTCAACCAGTACCAACTCATCATCTTCGGACTGCTGCTCGTCGTCCTGGCGATCGCCCTCCCGGACGGCGCGGTGGGCCTGCTGCGCCGCTGGTTCTCGCGTGTCCTGCCCGCTTCCGGGCACCTGGTTACCGACCACTCCCACTCTGATGAGGCATTGCAGCTCGACGGTATGCGCGGTGCGCCGGTCGTGGTGGACTCGCTGGACAAGTCGTTCGGCGGCAACCACGCCGTGCGCGGGGTCAGCTTCACCGCCCGCCCCGGCGAGATCACCGCGCTCATCGGCACCAACGGGTCCGGCAAGACCACGGTGCTCAACATGATCAACGGCTTCCTGCGTCCCGACTCCGGCACCGTCCGGCTCGGAGAGGGCGACCAGGTCAGGACGCTGAGCTCGATGAGCGTCGACGCCGCCGCCAGGGCCGGCGTGATGCGCACGTTCCAGACGCCGATCATGCCGGCCGGCGTGACCACGGTGGACTTCGTGGCCCTGGGCGGTTACCTCACCGACCCGGCCTCGCTAGCCGAGACCGTGCTGCGGCTGCCCGGCCACCGGCGCCGGGTCCGCGAGGCCACCATCCGCGCCGAACGGCTGCTCGGTGCACTCGGCCTGGCCGACGTCATGGACAAGGACGTCGACTCGCTGCCGCTGGGTAACCGACGGTTGGTCGAGGTCGCACGGTCGCTGGCCGCCTCGCCCTCGGTTCTCCTGCTGGACGAGGTCGGGTCCGGCCTCGACGAGGGCGACCTCGCCCGACTGGAGGACCTGCTCCGCCGCATCCGCGACGCCGGGGTCACCATCATCCTCGTCGAGCACAACTTCCCGCTGGTCATGCGCCTGGCCGACCACGTCCACGTGCTCTCGCGCGGTACCACGCTCGTCGAGGGGGCCCCGTCCGAGATCCGCGACAACCCCGACGTGGCCACCGAATACCTGGGCACCACGCCCGAGAACACCGGAGGTGCCCAGTGA
- a CDS encoding ABC transporter ATP-binding protein, with product MLHVQGLGGGYGDLTVLHDVDLEVGAGTLQVVLGRNGAGKTSLMSAIAGLLPTVRTGTISVNGRDVTALPAHKRAAAGIGLVQEGKRVFRARTVEENLLLGTYSSPGWSMRSAARKQALAAAYERFPVLHEKRADRAGGLSGGQQQMLAIAQALAADPKVLLLDEPSAGLAPAIRAEVFATARGLRDEGLAVVVVEQLVDVALDVADSVAVLDSGRIVSSGPPEQYRDGELLQAIYLGG from the coding sequence ATGCTGCACGTGCAAGGTCTCGGCGGTGGATACGGCGACCTGACCGTCCTCCATGACGTCGACCTCGAGGTGGGCGCGGGCACCCTCCAGGTGGTCCTGGGCCGCAACGGCGCCGGCAAGACCTCACTGATGTCGGCGATCGCGGGCCTGCTGCCCACCGTCCGGACGGGCACGATCTCCGTCAACGGCCGGGACGTCACCGCCCTGCCCGCCCACAAGCGGGCCGCCGCAGGGATCGGCCTGGTCCAAGAGGGTAAGCGGGTGTTCCGCGCCCGGACGGTGGAGGAGAACCTCCTGCTGGGCACCTACTCCAGCCCCGGCTGGTCCATGCGATCGGCGGCCCGCAAGCAGGCGCTGGCGGCCGCGTACGAACGATTCCCGGTGCTGCACGAGAAGCGGGCCGACCGCGCCGGAGGTCTGTCCGGCGGCCAGCAGCAGATGCTCGCCATCGCCCAGGCGCTCGCAGCCGACCCGAAGGTGCTCCTACTCGACGAGCCCTCCGCCGGACTGGCACCGGCCATCCGCGCCGAGGTCTTCGCCACCGCCCGTGGCCTGCGCGACGAGGGCCTGGCCGTCGTGGTGGTGGAACAACTCGTCGACGTGGCGTTGGACGTGGCCGACTCCGTGGCCGTCCTCGACTCCGGACGGATCGTGTCCTCGGGCCCGCCCGAGCAGTACCGCGACGGCGAGTTGCTGCAGGCGATCTACCTGGGAGGGTGA
- a CDS encoding NAD(P)H-binding protein, with protein MTILVVGSGGYLGSRLVPALLERGHHVRAGVTDPRRATVHPWTDRVETVHCDVLAPSHLPDALDGVDDVVYLVHRMGAGTDFRREDATGAVAMREAMAAAGTRRCVYVSGLAPSGDDRRPLSRHMASRLEVETLLSAGPTPVFTLRAGVVLGAGSTSFEVLRTLCELLPVQPVPRWMRRRRVEPVAQRDVVEAVCHALEGAPRSGHGDLGCGEALTYPALLARYSRLAGLPTLRIPVPGVPWDLVAAGLSPLVGQDGATVGALIESLQHDMVVGQPTTGLFPEGWQMTGIDDAIRAALASTAGSGTAHGDLPGRRHPPR; from the coding sequence GTGACCATCCTCGTCGTCGGGTCGGGCGGGTACCTGGGCTCACGCCTGGTACCCGCCCTGCTCGAGCGTGGCCACCACGTGCGGGCCGGAGTCACCGACCCTCGCCGTGCCACCGTGCACCCCTGGACCGACCGGGTCGAGACGGTGCACTGCGACGTCCTGGCCCCCTCCCACCTCCCGGACGCCCTCGACGGTGTCGACGACGTGGTCTACCTGGTGCACCGGATGGGTGCCGGCACCGATTTCCGGCGGGAGGACGCCACGGGCGCCGTTGCGATGCGCGAGGCGATGGCCGCCGCGGGCACACGCCGGTGCGTCTATGTCTCCGGACTGGCACCCTCCGGAGACGACCGCCGGCCGCTGTCCCGGCACATGGCGTCCCGCCTCGAGGTGGAGACGCTGCTCTCGGCCGGGCCCACTCCCGTGTTCACTCTCCGGGCCGGGGTGGTGCTGGGAGCGGGTTCGACCAGTTTCGAGGTGCTGCGCACACTATGCGAGCTGCTCCCCGTCCAGCCGGTTCCACGATGGATGCGCCGCCGCAGGGTCGAGCCCGTCGCCCAACGCGACGTGGTGGAAGCGGTGTGCCACGCGCTGGAGGGCGCCCCCCGCTCCGGCCACGGCGACCTGGGCTGCGGTGAGGCCCTGACCTATCCCGCCCTGCTCGCCCGCTACTCACGCCTCGCGGGACTGCCCACGCTGCGCATCCCGGTGCCCGGGGTGCCGTGGGACCTCGTCGCCGCCGGCCTCTCCCCTCTGGTGGGGCAGGACGGCGCGACGGTGGGCGCACTCATCGAGAGCCTGCAGCACGACATGGTGGTCGGCCAGCCCACCACGGGACTGTTCCCAGAGGGCTGGCAGATGACGGGGATCGACGACGCCATCCGGGCGGCCCTGGCCAGTACTGCCGGCTCAGGCACTGCCCATGGTGATCTGCCCGGCCGCCGTCACCCTCCCAGGTAG
- a CDS encoding HPr family phosphocarrier protein — protein MPSTTVTVGSAEGLHARPAGIIAEAAEKYETDIEIVYGEEEADAASAMLIMALGAEKGAQVTVSGENADAVAEIAALIEQDLDAE, from the coding sequence ATGCCCAGCACCACCGTCACCGTCGGATCGGCCGAGGGTCTCCACGCCCGCCCCGCGGGGATCATCGCCGAGGCCGCCGAGAAGTACGAGACCGATATCGAGATCGTCTACGGCGAGGAGGAGGCGGACGCCGCCTCCGCCATGCTCATCATGGCGCTCGGGGCCGAGAAGGGTGCCCAGGTGACGGTGAGCGGCGAGAACGCCGACGCGGTCGCCGAGATCGCGGCGCTCATCGAGCAGGACCTCGACGCCGAGTGA